The sequence below is a genomic window from Brevibacillus agri.
CGGTAAACAAAATCCCGGAAGCGTGAGGGAAAACCATCCTTTGTACGATGACGGATAAAGAAACATGGCGGTGGTCAAATCCGTTTTGCATCCGGTAAATGACCGCGCGATCCGTAAACAGCGACGCCCAGCATTGGCTCATATGCTGCAAAATGGCTTCTATGCCGATGATGTTCAAATAGGTGTCCTGTTGACCAGCAAAAGAAGCGTGCGGCAAATCTTCCGCAGTCGCACTCGAGCGCACGGCATAAGCGTGTTCCGCTCCAAAGCGGGAGAGATAGTGCGTCACGGCTTCGACCACATCGGCGGGAATTTCGGCTTCCCTGATAATTTGCCGAAGCTGCCTGCTGATTTCACCAATTGGCTCCCGGTCTTCTGCGCTCAGCCTCGCCAGTCGATCCAGCAAAGCATGATACGTCTCGTTTTGTTCGATGGCTTTTTGATAGCCCGCTGTGGTCATACAAAATCCTTCCGGGACTTGTATGCCGGGGATTTTCGATAGCTCCCCCAGATTGATCCCTTTGCCGCCAACGAGCAACCGCGCTGTTTTTTCCATTTCCTGAAAACCGAGGACCAAAGCACTCATTCCGATCTCCCCTAACCATTCCATTGTGAAAAAGCATTTGACAGGTGTTTGTGCGGGTGATACAATTAAAGTGTAAAATGAGATACCACTAACCATAAAATTGAGTACACTCGTGTGCTCTGATTATATCATCGTGTCTTTTTAGGCGCAATCAAAAAGAACCTGGGCAGTTTTGCCAGGTTCTTTTCATTCATGCCGCTCCAAGCTGAAAAGCATATAAAAAAACCTGGAACGCGTCCAGGCAATCTGTTAGAGAATGCGAATGTTGGAACAATCACGACTGTTCAAATCTCAATCGCCTTTGCTATTGTATCATAAAAACTAGACATGTCAAAGAAATTTCTAGGACTGGCCCGCCCCCCCCATCGTGCCAGAAACCTCGGACCTCACTGCTTCTGTTTCGCCCCGTTGTGCGCTCGATCACGTCGGCCAACGCCTCGATCTGGCCGAGGACGGATATCGGGTCAAAGTAGAAAAAGGTTTTGTAATCGAGGACGATGACGCGATTCTCCCGGACAGCCGGAAGCTGCCTCCACACTCCGCTATCGACAACCGCCTTCAGCTCTTCCTCGGTCGTTTGGTCCCATGAGCAGAGAAACACGATGTCTGCGTCGGCGTATTCTTGGAGCAGCTCAAGCGAAATCGCCTGGTACTGTGCGCCGCTGTCGATCACTTCACGCTGCACCCGCTCATTGGCCTTGAAGCCGATCGCATGGTAGATCGCTTCCCCGCCCCGCCCGAAGTTGTCGCCGAGCACGGCAAGCTCTTTTCCGTTCGGATGAACAAGTGTCGCGGTCGCATTCATGAGAATTATTATCGAATCAAGCGTATCAAGAGGGCAGAAAGTTTGTCCATGCAGACAAATGACGAAAATTCAGCCGAAATGTGACTGGACCATTTTCCTCCAGCCAGTCCAATTGCTTCTCCATCGCCAAAGGATCGTACCCGTAAAAAACATTCGGGTCCGGCTCGTACACGCGGCCGTTTTTTACTGCCGGCAGACCGCGCCACACGCTCGACTCCAATACCTCGCACTCGGCGGGGGGCCAATGCGAATGATAGAGGAACAAAAAAATGTGATCGGCGGAGTAATCGGGCAGATCGTCCAGCGGGACGTGTATGTTCAGCAGCCCTTTTTCGATCATGTTCCGCTGCACGGCAGTCGGCGGCTGCAAGCCCAGCACATCGTATATCAGACACCCGCCCATGCTCGTCATGTTGCTGTAAACGTAGCATTTGCCCGAGACGATTTTCTCGATCAAAAACGTCTCGCCTCGGGCACGCTGGACGACCAGCTTGTTTTTTACCGCCAAAGCTCTTTCGTCAAACAGCAGGAGCCAGCGTTCTGCCTGTTCGCGACGCCCCACGGCTGCCGCGAGCACGAGCAGTTCCTCCCGCCAATCGCTGCATTCCTCGGGAATCGTGAACACCGGGGCGATCTCCCACAAGCTCTCGGTGTACTCTTCCCGATACACCATGATGAGGTCGGGCGGATTCGCCGCGAGCCACTGGACGGTTTTGTCGCTGTACCACTCCCCTTGCCTGAAACCTGAGCAGTCGAGCCGCTCCCGGTAATGAGCAGTCAGCCACGGCTCCATCCACAAGCCGACGACGCCAAACACCGGGACGATCCCCAGGCCAGCAGGCATACTGTGGCGTGCGGCATCAGGACGGCGATTCGTTTCGGCTGCTTTCTGTACACCGTCAGCGGAACGCCCACAATCTGCTTAAACTTTCGGCTGAAATAATAATCGTTGGCAAACCCGGTTTCCTGCGCAATCAGATGCAAATCTTTGTCCGACAACTGGAGCAGCTCCTGGCCTTTGCGGATTCGGACCCGGCCCAGGTATTCGACGAAGCTCACGCCCGTCTCCCAGGCGGCGGGGCGGCCGGAGTCGCAGCCGCTCGCTTGCGTGTAGCTGGAAGCGGGACAAGCCTGCCGCTGCCAGCAGTGTCAGCCTAATCCAGATCATGAATAGCAAAAAGGCTTTTGTTCTGCCGGAAAAAGCAGCCCAAAAGCCTGTCGTTTACTGGTATGGTGCGGTCGAGAGGACTTGAACCTCCACGGTGTTGCCACCACTAGAACCTGAATCTAGCGCGTCTGCCAATTCCGCCACGACCGCAAATGAAAACGTGGTGCCGGCGATAGGAATCGAACCCACAACCCCCTGATTACAAGTCAGGTGCTCTACCAATTGAGCTACACCGGCATAGATAATATTCGCCATTCGTGTATCGAAGAATGGCGGAGCTGACGGGACTCGAACCCGCGACCTCCGGTGTGACAGACCGGCGTGAACTCCAACTTCACCACAGCTCCATGTGGTTTATTTCCAACTTTTGCTCACTCTCGTGGGCACTTCTGTAATATAGCATGTCTTCTACCAACTTTGCAATAGTTTTTGAAATCTTTTTTTCTACATCATTTTTTCATAGATTTACCATTGAAAATCCGCTAGAATTTTATCTAGATATGCAGAAAATAGTAGATTGGTGGAGACGATGATATGAAACTTACTTCGAAGCTACTCACCTCCCTCGCCCTCTTCACTCTGCTGCCTACTGCTGCTCACGCCGCCTCTGGAGTGTATGTAGTATCAGCAGGGGAC
It includes:
- a CDS encoding ABC transporter substrate-binding protein; its protein translation is MFGVVGLWMEPWLTAHYRERLDCSGFRQGEWYSDKTVQWLAANPPDLIMVYREEYTESLWEIAPVFTIPEECSDWREELLVLAAAVGRREQAERWLLLFDERALAVKNKLVVQRARGETFLIEKIVSGKCYVYSNMTSMGGCLIYDVLGLQPPTAVQRNMIEKGLLNIHVPLDDLPDYSADHIFLFLYHSHWPPAECEVLESSVWRGLPAVKNGRVYEPDPNVFYGYDPLAMEKQLDWLEENGPVTFRLNFRHLSAWTNFLPS
- a CDS encoding helix-turn-helix domain-containing protein, translating into MSFVEYLGRVRIRKGQELLQLSDKDLHLIAQETGFANDYYFSRKFKQIVGVPLTVYRKQPKRIAVLMPHATVCLLAWGSSRCLASSACGWSRG
- a CDS encoding ABC transporter substrate-binding protein is translated as MNATATLVHPNGKELAVLGDNFGRGGEAIYHAIGFKANERVQREVIDSGAQYQAISLELLQEYADADIVFLCSWDQTTEEELKAVVDSGVWRQLPAVRENRVIVLDYKTFFYFDPISVLGQIEALADVIERTTGRNRSSEVRGFWHDGGGGPVLEISLTCLVFMIQ